GCGTCATTCTTGAGGATTATCTTGAAGACTGCGTTGTGGATGGCATTCGCCAACCAAGTGACTCCGAAGTTTTGGACCGTATGAAGAAAGCATTGGAGAAATTTATTTAGGGATGTGTCTTGATTGACCACTTGGAACTTGTCAGGATGTCGGCACCACGTACTCATATGTAACGGCGACATTTGCGTGGAACATGGTGGTCTTGACGTCGCCAAAACGATTCGTATGGAAATTGCAAGCAATAACGCCGACCCACAAATCCACACGAGTCTGACGCGCTGTAATGGAAGATGCGATGATGCTTGCACCGTCATCGTGTACCCCGAAGGCACCTGGTATCGCAAGGTCACGCCGAGACT
The Alicyclobacillus curvatus genome window above contains:
- a CDS encoding (2Fe-2S) ferredoxin domain-containing protein, producing MTTWNLSGCRHHVLICNGDICVEHGGLDVAKTIRMEIASNNADPQIHTSLTRCNGRCDDACTVIVYPEGTWYRKVTPRLGRRIVTEHLLKGNMDPENVSIRYSEETGFALTHGTSVGRPKPDRKK